In a genomic window of Brassica rapa cultivar Chiifu-401-42 chromosome A10, CAAS_Brap_v3.01, whole genome shotgun sequence:
- the LOC103845266 gene encoding defensin-like protein 37: MAVKLNYLFLFAYIVLLISEGNATNAPLTMPTKVATAGGRDGKAGRSEWLYVAGECAKLPLCNKYCVSNGFRLGGFCKKLSPQASSLSCVCKYT, from the exons ATGGCCGTGAAGCTCAATTACCTCTTTCTTTTCGCGTACATTGTTCTTCTTATTTCAG AGGGAAATGCTACTAATGCGCCCCTGACGATGCCCACAAAGGTAGCTACCGCAGGAGGACGGGATGGGAAAGCGGGTAGGTCGGAATGGCTATACGTAGCAGGAGAGTGTGCAAAATTACCACTTTGCAACAAATATTGCGTTTCCAACGGGTTTCGTCTTGGTGGGTTTTGTAAAAAATTGTCCCCTCaagcttcttctctttcttgtgTTTGTAAATACACCTAA